A single window of Heterodontus francisci isolate sHetFra1 unplaced genomic scaffold, sHetFra1.hap1 HAP1_SCAFFOLD_430, whole genome shotgun sequence DNA harbors:
- the LOC137361820 gene encoding histone H2A-like: MSGRGKTGGKARAKVKSHSSRAGLQIPVGRVHRLLRKGNYAQRVGARAPVYLAAVLEYLTAEILELAGSAARDSKKSRIFPRHLQLAVRNDEELIKLLGGKHQSLSELFEVRGVLAARK; this comes from the exons atgtctggaagaggaaagactggcgggaaagctcgggccaaggtcaagtctcactcctcccgggcaggACTGCAGATCCCGGTGGGCCGGGTTCaccggctcctgagaaagggtaactatgctcagcgtgtgggtgccagagccccggtctatctggctgctgtgctcgagtatctgaccgctgaaatcctcgagctggccgggagcGCGGCCCGGGACAGCAAGAAGAGCCGCAtcttccccagacacctgcagctggccgtccgcaacgacgaggagctcatcaagcttcTGGGAGGG aagcatcagtcgctgtctgAACTGTttgaagtcaggggtgtattagcagccagaaagtga